The following are from one region of the Endozoicomonas sp. 4G genome:
- a CDS encoding acetoacetate--CoA ligase, with protein MTQLWTPDESQVQSSNLYAFIQSVNNSSTQELTDFHSLYNWSIKDRYAFWESLTKFVDIQFHKPPSTICINDHMPGAKWFPDSTLNYAEHLLRHGKDAEKAAKDALIFRREDGLRTSLSYGELVKAVAAAQSGLKAVGITKGDRVAAFMPNCPETLIMMLATTALGATWSSCSPDFGIQGVLDRFGQITPKLLLSIDGYFYGGKPIQCLEKVQSIQEQIPSIEQTVIVPFLNGDADISALTSSTLYDDFIVPDGDTPEFVAVDFNHPLFIMYSSGTTGAPKCIVHGHGGTLLQHLKELSLHTDVKPEDTFFYFSTCGWMMWNWLASSLALGATVVLYEGSPFYPEPRSLMDMAEQEGITIFGTSAKYIAALEKAGVKPAESHALPKLKTILSTGSPLLHESFDYVYRDIKNDLCLSSISGGTDIISCFALGCPTLPVNKGELQCRGLGMDVQFVNPEGQPLQAEKGELTCQHSFPSMPIGFWNDPENKKYHRAYFNQFPGVWAHGDFGELTENQGVIIHGRADAVLNPGGVRIGTAEIYRQVEKVEGVLESIAIGQDWEGDVRVVLFVKLREGITLDNELISEIKKTIRANTTPRHVPAVILQTPDIPRTISGKIVELAVRDAVHDKPVANTDALANPEALDYFRKRPELQD; from the coding sequence ATGACGCAGCTCTGGACACCGGACGAGAGCCAGGTTCAATCATCAAATCTTTATGCATTCATTCAGTCCGTCAATAACAGCAGCACTCAGGAGCTGACGGACTTCCACTCCCTGTATAACTGGAGTATCAAGGATCGTTATGCTTTCTGGGAAAGCCTGACAAAATTTGTCGATATTCAATTTCATAAGCCTCCTTCTACGATCTGCATTAATGACCACATGCCAGGGGCAAAGTGGTTCCCGGACTCGACACTTAACTATGCAGAACACCTGCTTCGTCATGGCAAAGATGCTGAGAAGGCCGCCAAAGATGCGTTGATTTTCAGGCGAGAGGATGGCCTGCGTACCTCATTGAGTTATGGTGAGCTGGTTAAAGCAGTTGCGGCGGCACAATCTGGACTCAAGGCAGTTGGTATCACCAAAGGCGACAGAGTGGCTGCTTTTATGCCCAACTGCCCCGAAACCCTGATTATGATGCTGGCAACCACTGCCCTGGGGGCTACCTGGTCCTCCTGCTCGCCAGATTTTGGTATTCAGGGTGTTCTGGATCGTTTTGGGCAAATCACGCCAAAACTACTGCTCAGCATTGACGGTTATTTTTATGGTGGCAAGCCGATTCAATGTCTGGAAAAAGTTCAATCGATTCAGGAACAAATCCCTTCCATTGAACAGACCGTCATTGTGCCATTCCTGAACGGTGATGCCGATATCAGTGCCCTGACTTCATCCACTTTATACGACGATTTTATTGTTCCAGATGGCGATACACCTGAGTTTGTCGCGGTAGATTTTAACCATCCTTTATTTATTATGTATTCCTCCGGCACCACAGGAGCACCCAAGTGCATCGTACATGGACACGGCGGAACCCTTTTACAGCACCTGAAGGAGCTGTCTTTACATACTGATGTAAAACCCGAAGATACTTTCTTCTACTTTTCTACCTGCGGCTGGATGATGTGGAACTGGCTGGCTTCTTCTCTGGCATTGGGAGCCACTGTCGTTCTTTATGAGGGCTCCCCCTTTTATCCTGAGCCTCGAAGCCTTATGGATATGGCTGAACAAGAAGGCATCACTATTTTCGGGACCAGTGCAAAATACATTGCCGCACTGGAAAAGGCCGGGGTCAAACCGGCTGAATCTCACGCTCTGCCAAAACTGAAGACTATTCTCTCTACCGGCTCCCCTTTGCTTCACGAGAGTTTTGATTACGTATACCGGGACATCAAAAATGACCTTTGTCTGTCCTCCATTTCCGGTGGCACCGATATCATTTCCTGCTTTGCCCTGGGCTGCCCCACCTTGCCGGTGAATAAGGGAGAGCTTCAGTGTCGTGGGTTAGGAATGGACGTGCAATTTGTGAACCCTGAAGGCCAGCCGCTGCAGGCAGAAAAAGGTGAGCTGACCTGTCAGCACAGTTTTCCTTCCATGCCCATTGGCTTCTGGAATGACCCTGAGAATAAAAAGTATCACAGAGCCTATTTCAATCAGTTCCCCGGAGTATGGGCCCATGGTGATTTTGGTGAGCTGACAGAAAACCAAGGAGTGATTATTCATGGCCGGGCAGATGCTGTCCTGAATCCGGGTGGTGTGAGAATCGGTACTGCCGAAATTTACCGGCAGGTTGAAAAAGTCGAAGGGGTACTCGAAAGTATTGCCATTGGCCAGGACTGGGAAGGCGATGTCAGGGTCGTTCTATTTGTTAAGTTACGAGAAGGCATCACGCTGGATAACGAACTTATCAGTGAAATAAAAAAGACCATTCGGGCCAATACCACGCCTCGTCACGTACCTGCGGTTATACTACAGACGCCGGATATTCCCAGAACCATCAGTGGCAAGATTGTTGAGCTGGCCGTCAGGGATGCTGTCCATGATAAACCGGTGGCCAATACCGATGCTTTGGCAAACCCGGAAGCTTTGGACTACTTCCGCAAACGACCAGAACTTCAGGATTAA
- a CDS encoding hydroxymethylglutaryl-CoA lyase, protein MKMLPDSVRIVEVGARDGLQNLPTPAAPEIRAQLVDLLSQSGLQHIEAGSFVSSNHVPQMAGSDQVFQVIKRQSDVVYTALTPNLRGMEDALKSGADEAAVFASASEGFSQKNINCSIAESLKRFEPVMELARQNNMPVRGYVSCIISCPYDGATTPEQVAEVTKALYQMGCYEVSLGDTVGTGTPLQIKKVLEACCRKVPMAHLAAHYHNTYGQALANIYASLEEGLAVVDSAVAGLGGCPYAPGASGNVATEDVLYLMTGLNIKTGVQMEKLLEAAAFICQQLGIGSRSNTGLALKEQSKRTIKQDRI, encoded by the coding sequence ATGAAAATGCTGCCTGATTCTGTCCGCATTGTTGAAGTTGGAGCCCGTGACGGGCTTCAGAACCTGCCAACACCAGCAGCTCCGGAAATCCGTGCACAGCTGGTCGACTTGCTGTCTCAATCGGGTCTTCAACACATCGAAGCTGGCAGTTTTGTTTCCTCCAACCATGTTCCCCAGATGGCGGGTTCAGATCAGGTTTTTCAGGTTATTAAACGACAAAGTGACGTTGTTTATACGGCTTTAACCCCCAATCTCAGGGGGATGGAAGATGCGCTGAAATCAGGAGCAGATGAGGCGGCAGTGTTCGCCTCAGCTTCCGAAGGGTTCAGCCAGAAAAATATCAACTGTTCCATTGCCGAAAGTCTGAAACGCTTTGAGCCTGTTATGGAATTGGCCAGACAAAATAACATGCCAGTCAGGGGCTATGTTTCCTGCATTATCAGTTGTCCCTATGATGGCGCAACCACGCCTGAGCAAGTGGCCGAAGTCACCAAAGCCTTGTATCAAATGGGATGCTACGAAGTCTCTCTTGGTGATACGGTAGGTACAGGAACGCCTTTACAGATTAAAAAAGTATTAGAAGCCTGTTGTCGTAAAGTGCCCATGGCACATCTTGCCGCCCACTACCACAACACTTATGGACAGGCATTGGCCAATATTTACGCCTCCCTTGAGGAAGGTCTGGCGGTAGTGGATTCGGCGGTTGCCGGTCTGGGTGGCTGTCCCTACGCACCGGGAGCCTCTGGCAATGTCGCCACGGAAGATGTGCTCTATTTAATGACAGGCCTGAACATTAAAACCGGCGTACAGATGGAAAAGCTTCTGGAAGCGGCTGCCTTTATCTGCCAGCAACTGGGCATCGGTTCACGCTCGAATACTGGACTGGCCCTAAAAGAACAATCTAAAAGAACAATAAAACAGGATCGAATATGA
- a CDS encoding biotin carboxylase N-terminal domain-containing protein, translated as MSEKTAVSEKTAMRSNNNLKSVKHFDKILIANRGEIACRVIKTAKKLGITTVAVYSDADYQALHKNLADEAYYIGPSPAPESYLCTDKLIEVVKQSGAQAVHPGYGFLSENADFAKACHDAGIHFIGPGYQAIKAMGSKSEAKALMEKAGVPVCPGYHGSDQSDETLTLEAKRIGYPLMVKAALGGGGKGMRIIEHSDQLQEGLQAARREALKSFGDDHLLLESYISQPRHVEVQIFFDQNNEGVYLFDRDCSLQRRHQKVIEEAPAPNLSDAMRKSMGEAAVAAGKAIQYQGAGTVEFLVDNERFYFMEMNTRLQVEHPVTEAITGQDLVEWQLAIAAGASLPLAQDQLQCHGHALEARIYAESPGHDFLPSSGKIMDLQWPQAVNHVRIDTGIQQGDHISSHYDPMLAKLVVWAESREAAIDKMSRALSDYQQTGLSDNRDFLLHLINEPAFRQAELSTHFIHQHPPETELDHDQLRMSLMAGALYQFHQSQYEGSLPAAESPYQTTLFLNHQPYPISLEKESEGFRVSLTDGYCQADIHWYEAESGCLSGQLSIGHHTPPSTVQCRAVPLPEARLKIFFPDFSVELSLSGQCLAAHDGSEAMAAPMNGTVSSVMVTEGQQVHAGTPLLVMEAMKMEHTVHAPCNGIVESIFYQTGDRVDAGSPLLAFREEHENAA; from the coding sequence ATGAGCGAGAAGACAGCCGTGAGCGAGAAGACAGCCATGCGTTCTAACAACAACCTCAAGAGTGTCAAACATTTCGATAAAATCCTGATTGCCAACCGGGGTGAAATCGCCTGTCGGGTAATAAAAACTGCCAAGAAACTGGGCATTACAACAGTTGCCGTCTATTCCGATGCAGATTACCAGGCTCTTCATAAAAATCTGGCCGATGAGGCTTACTACATTGGCCCCTCACCCGCACCGGAAAGCTACCTGTGCACTGACAAACTGATTGAAGTAGTCAAACAATCCGGCGCTCAGGCAGTGCACCCCGGCTATGGTTTTCTGTCAGAAAATGCCGACTTTGCAAAAGCCTGTCATGATGCTGGTATTCACTTTATTGGCCCCGGATATCAAGCCATCAAAGCCATGGGATCAAAAAGTGAAGCCAAAGCCCTGATGGAAAAAGCCGGTGTCCCGGTTTGTCCCGGTTATCATGGTTCCGATCAGTCTGATGAAACTCTGACCCTGGAGGCAAAGCGCATCGGTTACCCCCTGATGGTCAAAGCGGCACTGGGTGGTGGCGGCAAGGGCATGAGAATTATTGAACATTCAGACCAGTTGCAGGAAGGCCTTCAGGCTGCCCGGAGAGAGGCCCTGAAAAGCTTTGGCGATGACCACCTGCTGCTGGAGTCGTATATCAGCCAGCCTCGTCATGTGGAAGTTCAGATCTTTTTTGATCAAAACAATGAAGGTGTTTATCTCTTCGACCGTGACTGCTCTCTGCAGCGTCGTCACCAGAAAGTCATCGAAGAAGCCCCCGCCCCCAATCTTTCTGATGCCATGCGAAAAAGTATGGGAGAGGCCGCAGTCGCAGCTGGTAAGGCAATACAGTATCAGGGAGCTGGTACGGTTGAGTTCCTGGTTGATAATGAACGTTTCTATTTCATGGAAATGAATACCCGGCTTCAGGTTGAACATCCGGTCACTGAGGCCATTACCGGACAGGATCTGGTTGAATGGCAACTGGCGATTGCCGCTGGTGCCTCCTTACCTCTGGCCCAGGATCAACTGCAATGTCATGGTCATGCTCTTGAGGCTCGAATTTATGCTGAAAGCCCCGGTCATGACTTTTTACCTTCCTCCGGGAAAATCATGGACTTGCAATGGCCTCAGGCCGTGAATCATGTCCGCATCGATACCGGCATACAACAGGGTGACCATATCTCCAGCCACTATGATCCGATGCTGGCAAAACTGGTGGTCTGGGCTGAAAGTCGTGAAGCGGCTATTGATAAAATGTCCCGGGCTTTGTCTGACTACCAACAGACTGGCTTAAGTGATAACCGGGATTTTCTGTTGCATCTGATCAATGAGCCTGCTTTTAGACAGGCTGAGTTATCCACACATTTCATTCATCAGCACCCACCTGAAACAGAGTTGGATCATGATCAGTTAAGAATGTCATTGATGGCCGGAGCCCTGTATCAATTCCATCAATCTCAATACGAAGGATCATTACCCGCTGCTGAATCGCCCTATCAGACGACTCTGTTCCTGAACCACCAACCCTACCCGATTTCACTGGAAAAAGAGTCCGAAGGGTTCAGGGTGAGTCTGACTGATGGCTATTGTCAGGCTGATATTCACTGGTATGAGGCCGAGTCAGGTTGTTTGTCCGGACAACTGTCTATTGGCCATCACACGCCGCCTTCTACAGTACAATGTCGTGCAGTCCCACTGCCTGAAGCCAGGCTAAAAATATTCTTCCCTGACTTCAGCGTTGAGTTAAGCCTTTCAGGACAATGCCTGGCTGCTCACGATGGCTCTGAAGCGATGGCTGCGCCTATGAACGGAACCGTCAGCTCAGTGATGGTGACAGAAGGACAACAGGTTCATGCCGGAACCCCTCTGCTGGTCATGGAAGCCATGAAAATGGAACACACCGTTCATGCTCCCTGTAACGGAATCGTTGAGTCAATCTTTTACCAGACAGGCGACAGAGTAGATGCAGGCTCACCTCTTCTGGCGTTCAGGGAGGAACATGAAAATGCTGCCTGA
- a CDS encoding enoyl-CoA hydratase-related protein, translated as MSNSLIIDTTHNGLASITMNRPEVGNALNAELISELIAALKQLSGEQTSGEQTSGEKIRLLQLRGSGKHFSAGADLNWMKSAIHLSEQENYDDARLLSELLDTLNHFPAPTMAVVQGAAFGGAIGLIAACDIAVGADNSRFSLSEVRIGLIPAVISAYVVQAIGTRQARRYFLSAEVFSGEKALELGLLHEQVPESELNTKAEELTQQLLGNAPEASRLAKSMLHNVHNKPIDDEFVEMACREIARIRISPEGQEGLASFLEKRKPSWGQP; from the coding sequence ATGAGCAACTCTCTTATTATCGACACCACCCACAATGGTCTTGCCAGCATTACCATGAACCGTCCGGAAGTGGGTAATGCCTTGAATGCAGAACTGATCAGCGAACTGATTGCTGCCCTGAAACAGCTTTCTGGTGAACAGACCTCAGGTGAACAAACCTCCGGTGAAAAGATACGACTGCTGCAACTAAGAGGCTCCGGCAAACATTTTTCTGCCGGAGCTGACCTTAACTGGATGAAGAGTGCCATCCATCTCAGCGAGCAGGAGAACTACGACGACGCTCGCTTATTATCAGAATTACTCGACACCCTGAATCACTTCCCTGCGCCCACCATGGCAGTAGTGCAAGGCGCTGCATTTGGCGGCGCTATTGGACTGATTGCCGCCTGCGATATCGCAGTAGGAGCGGACAACAGCCGATTCAGCCTGAGTGAAGTCAGGATTGGCCTGATCCCGGCCGTTATCAGCGCTTACGTGGTTCAGGCCATAGGCACCCGTCAGGCCCGTCGTTACTTTCTCAGTGCCGAAGTTTTTTCCGGGGAAAAAGCACTTGAGCTGGGACTGCTGCATGAACAGGTGCCTGAATCAGAACTCAATACCAAAGCAGAAGAACTGACTCAACAGCTGCTTGGTAACGCCCCGGAAGCCTCTCGACTGGCCAAAAGCATGCTTCATAACGTTCATAACAAACCCATTGATGATGAGTTTGTTGAAATGGCCTGCCGGGAAATCGCCCGGATCAGAATCTCTCCGGAAGGTCAGGAAGGTCTGGCATCATTCCTTGAAAAACGCAAACCGTCATGGGGACAGCCATGA
- a CDS encoding carboxyl transferase domain-containing protein, giving the protein MPVLSSKVAPDSPEFHKNRQHMQALVDRINTRFEKIALGGSRKSRENHAARGKLLARDRIAHLLDPNSPFLEVGRFAAADLYDNEAPCAGVVAGIGFVAGIECMILANDATVKGGSYFPLTVKKHLRAQTIAEQNHLPCIYLVDSGGANLPYQDEVFPDREHFGRIFYNQANMSAKGIPQIAAVMGSCTAGGAYVPAMADETIIVRNQGTIFLAGPPLVKAATGEEVTAEALGGARVHCEQSGVADHMAENDAHALELVRRAIGRLNKKPPPIPPAKPALPIHDPSELYGLIPADLKQNYDVREVIARIVDGSEFDEFKALYGNTLVCGFARIHGHPVGILANNGVLFSESAQKGAHFIELCCQRRRPLVFLQNITGFMVGSNYEAGGIAKDGAKMVNAVACATVPKFTVIIGGSFGAGNYGMCGRAYDPRFLWTWPNARISVMGGEQAAEVLAQVKKDSLARKGETLSAEEEAAIKTPVIETYDHKGNPIYASARLWDDGIIDPASTRDVLGQSLSAALNAPIEDTRFGVFRM; this is encoded by the coding sequence ATGCCCGTATTATCTTCAAAAGTGGCACCCGACAGTCCCGAATTCCACAAGAACCGGCAACACATGCAGGCTCTGGTAGATCGGATTAACACTCGTTTTGAAAAAATTGCCCTGGGCGGCAGTCGAAAATCCAGAGAAAACCATGCTGCCAGAGGCAAACTTTTGGCCCGGGATCGTATTGCCCATTTGCTTGATCCCAACTCTCCCTTTCTTGAAGTAGGCCGTTTTGCTGCTGCTGACCTCTACGATAATGAAGCCCCCTGCGCCGGTGTTGTTGCAGGCATAGGTTTTGTTGCTGGCATCGAATGTATGATTCTGGCCAACGACGCCACAGTCAAAGGCGGCAGTTACTTCCCGCTTACGGTAAAAAAACACCTGCGCGCTCAAACCATAGCTGAACAAAATCACTTACCCTGCATCTATCTGGTTGATTCCGGAGGGGCCAACCTTCCCTATCAGGATGAAGTGTTTCCAGACAGAGAACACTTTGGCCGAATCTTCTACAACCAGGCCAACATGTCTGCCAAAGGAATCCCCCAGATAGCAGCGGTTATGGGCTCTTGTACAGCAGGAGGAGCCTACGTGCCAGCTATGGCAGACGAAACCATCATCGTCAGAAATCAGGGCACCATTTTTCTGGCGGGGCCCCCTCTGGTCAAAGCGGCTACCGGAGAAGAGGTTACGGCAGAAGCACTGGGTGGCGCCAGGGTTCATTGTGAACAATCCGGTGTGGCAGATCATATGGCGGAAAATGATGCTCACGCCCTTGAGCTTGTCAGGCGTGCCATTGGCAGATTGAACAAGAAACCACCCCCCATTCCGCCAGCAAAGCCCGCTCTTCCGATCCACGACCCAAGCGAACTTTATGGCCTGATTCCTGCCGACCTGAAACAAAATTATGACGTTCGTGAAGTCATTGCCCGAATTGTCGATGGCTCCGAATTTGATGAATTCAAAGCCCTCTATGGCAATACGCTGGTCTGCGGCTTTGCGAGAATTCATGGTCATCCAGTGGGCATCCTGGCTAACAACGGCGTGCTGTTCTCGGAATCCGCCCAAAAAGGTGCTCACTTTATTGAATTATGCTGTCAGCGACGCAGACCTTTGGTTTTCCTGCAAAACATCACGGGATTTATGGTGGGTTCAAACTATGAAGCCGGAGGCATAGCGAAAGACGGCGCCAAGATGGTAAATGCGGTGGCCTGCGCAACCGTTCCAAAATTCACCGTCATCATCGGTGGCAGTTTTGGTGCCGGCAACTACGGTATGTGTGGCCGGGCTTATGATCCGAGGTTTCTGTGGACCTGGCCCAATGCAAGAATCTCGGTTATGGGTGGAGAACAGGCTGCCGAAGTTCTGGCCCAGGTTAAAAAAGACAGCCTGGCCCGCAAGGGAGAAACCCTTTCTGCCGAAGAAGAAGCCGCCATCAAAACGCCGGTCATCGAAACCTATGACCACAAGGGCAACCCGATTTATGCCAGTGCCCGACTCTGGGATGACGGTATTATTGACCCCGCCAGTACCCGTGACGTTCTGGGCCAGAGCCTCTCCGCAGCCCTTAATGCCCCCATTGAAGACACTCGCTTTGGCGTTTTCAGAATGTAA
- a CDS encoding isovaleryl-CoA dehydrogenase translates to MNYLTFNFNLGETNDMLREQVKQFCDHEIAHRAQEIDSSNQFPMDLWQKFGEMGLLGITVEEAFGGSGMGYLAHVIAMEEISRASASVALSYGAHSNLCVNQISRNGNEAQKQKYLPKLISGEHIGALAMSEPNAGSDVVSMKLKAEKKGDRYILNGNKMWITNGPDAHTYIIYAKTEPKNGSRGITSFIVERNTKGFSRAQKLDKLGMRGSNTCELVFEDCEVPEENVLGTVNEGVAVLMSGLDYERVVLSGGPTGIMQACMDIVIPYIHDRKQFGKSIGEFQLIQGKVADMYSQMNASKAYLYAVAAACDRGESTRKDAAGVILYCAERATQMALDAIQILGGNGYINEYPTGRLLRDAKLYEIGAGTSEIRRMLIGRELFEESR, encoded by the coding sequence ATGAATTACCTGACATTCAACTTCAACCTGGGTGAAACCAATGACATGCTGAGAGAGCAGGTCAAACAGTTTTGCGATCACGAAATTGCTCACCGCGCACAGGAAATCGACAGTAGCAACCAGTTCCCTATGGATCTCTGGCAAAAATTTGGAGAGATGGGTTTACTCGGCATAACGGTGGAAGAAGCGTTTGGCGGTTCAGGCATGGGTTATCTCGCTCATGTCATCGCCATGGAAGAGATCAGCCGGGCTTCTGCCTCCGTTGCTCTGAGTTATGGCGCACACTCCAATCTCTGCGTCAACCAGATCAGCCGTAACGGTAACGAAGCACAGAAACAGAAATACCTTCCCAAATTGATCAGTGGTGAGCACATCGGTGCTCTGGCCATGAGCGAACCCAACGCTGGTTCAGATGTTGTCAGCATGAAACTGAAAGCCGAAAAAAAAGGCGACAGATATATTCTGAATGGCAACAAAATGTGGATCACCAATGGCCCGGATGCCCACACCTACATCATTTATGCCAAAACCGAACCTAAAAACGGTTCCCGTGGCATTACCTCATTCATCGTTGAGCGCAACACCAAAGGGTTTTCTCGTGCACAAAAGCTCGACAAACTAGGCATGAGAGGCTCGAACACCTGTGAGCTGGTGTTTGAAGATTGTGAAGTGCCTGAAGAAAACGTGCTGGGCACTGTCAATGAAGGGGTCGCAGTACTCATGAGCGGTCTGGACTATGAGCGGGTAGTTCTGTCCGGTGGCCCAACCGGCATTATGCAAGCCTGTATGGACATCGTGATCCCCTACATCCACGATCGCAAACAGTTTGGCAAGTCCATCGGTGAATTTCAGCTGATTCAGGGCAAAGTGGCTGACATGTACAGCCAGATGAATGCCAGCAAAGCTTACCTTTATGCTGTTGCAGCAGCCTGTGATCGCGGTGAAAGTACTCGTAAGGATGCAGCGGGTGTCATTCTTTATTGCGCTGAACGTGCTACTCAAATGGCACTGGATGCCATTCAGATTCTTGGCGGCAATGGTTACATCAATGAATACCCGACAGGTCGCCTGCTCAGAGATGCCAAACTGTATGAAATAGGTGCCGGCACATCAGAAATCCGTCGTATGTTGATTGGCAGGGAACTGTTCGAGGAGTCCCGCTAA
- a CDS encoding recombinase family protein codes for MGEAVYIRVSTTDQNTARQYEIVKQGMEVFEDKCSGSTVDRPALQELIRWVRKGDTVHVHSIDRMARDLLDLQKLVEIFNERGAALVFHKENLTFTQDSSDAMSKLMLHIFGAVAEFERARIKDRQAEGIAKAKAAGKYKGGKPRLDEKAVIALLEQGIGATEITRRLNVSRASVYNIKKKLPLAL; via the coding sequence ATGGGCGAAGCAGTTTACATCCGAGTCTCGACTACCGACCAGAACACCGCTAGACAGTATGAGATAGTCAAGCAAGGAATGGAGGTATTCGAGGATAAGTGCTCAGGGAGTACGGTAGACCGTCCGGCTCTCCAAGAGTTGATTAGATGGGTACGTAAGGGCGATACCGTCCACGTTCACAGTATTGACCGGATGGCTAGAGACTTGTTAGACCTACAGAAGCTAGTTGAAATCTTCAATGAGCGTGGAGCGGCATTAGTCTTTCATAAAGAGAACTTGACGTTCACGCAGGATTCTAGCGATGCCATGAGTAAGCTAATGCTCCACATCTTTGGCGCTGTTGCTGAGTTCGAGAGGGCACGGATTAAAGACCGTCAGGCCGAGGGCATAGCTAAAGCCAAGGCCGCAGGCAAGTACAAGGGCGGTAAGCCGAGGCTGGACGAAAAGGCAGTAATAGCCTTACTAGAGCAGGGCATAGGCGCAACAGAGATTACTAGACGCTTGAACGTAAGCAGGGCATCAGTCTACAACATTAAGAAGAAACTACCGTTGGCACTATGA
- a CDS encoding SycD/LcrH family type III secretion system chaperone, which produces MNEEAKMNEGEELDDMLLEFFGKGGTFKDLKNMSDDAMEAIYSVAYNLYQGGKYEEAQKVFQFLCFYDHFNRKYFMGLGACQQMMKQYENAIEIFTFATVLDADDPRPMIYIGDCHLAMGDNEKAKMSYETAIEWTGNAAAYEEEKQRAESMLDNLSS; this is translated from the coding sequence GTGAATGAAGAAGCCAAGATGAATGAAGGTGAAGAACTTGATGATATGCTTCTTGAGTTCTTTGGCAAGGGTGGAACCTTCAAGGACCTGAAGAATATGAGTGACGATGCCATGGAGGCTATATACAGCGTCGCTTATAACCTTTATCAGGGAGGAAAGTACGAAGAGGCACAAAAGGTCTTTCAGTTTCTCTGCTTCTACGATCACTTCAATCGAAAATACTTTATGGGGCTCGGTGCCTGTCAGCAAATGATGAAGCAGTATGAAAATGCTATTGAAATCTTCACTTTTGCTACTGTGCTGGATGCCGACGATCCCAGACCTATGATCTACATCGGCGACTGTCATCTGGCGATGGGTGACAATGAAAAAGCAAAAATGTCTTACGAGACAGCCATTGAGTGGACTGGAAACGCGGCTGCTTATGAGGAAGAAAAACAGAGAGCCGAAAGTATGCTGGATAACCTGAGCAGTTAA